A single genomic interval of Halichondria panicea chromosome 2, odHalPani1.1, whole genome shotgun sequence harbors:
- the LOC135331475 gene encoding WD repeat-containing protein 48-like: MSSRGYGSGGGGTIRSVIRRKVAISYVIRDVEEKLNRSGVNKLCFDRTHQHLYTAGRDSIIRSWDLSQYSGNNEIPHLKSFEHHTDWVNDIALCIDGKYMMSASSDTTIKLWDTNKGSCASTLRTHKDYVKCLAYAKDTELVASAGLDKNIYLWDIKTLTSLTSANNTITTTTVTGSKESVYSLVLNDAGTVLICGSTEKLLRVWDPRTCERSMKLKGHTDNVRALLLNRDGTMCLSGSSDGTVRLWSLGQQRCVETFRIHEEGVWALAVDNEFTTFYSGGRDKKVYATELFETSQESTLLFCEESPILSLALDTSGGTDSLWVATTDTSINKWSVDPKLLIEEGDGLVSGEESEEEVVITNIDEPTPFITKPVATLPGGSSIKDFRVLNNRQQVLTRDSNDNVALWDVMHARKIKDLGPVNMDDEAAQRQEKYYTPNWFSVEVKTGMLTIRLEENECFSAWVIGSRTNAKDVASDLKMNLGALLLHALFEHWPSTHPQQEEKHTDKAPLAPSPPPPPQLEELLEICAGCDAVMWEKLAAALTIPEEEVERLKNTHPSKPELCLEDLFKMWLKEAEDVTWDRFSESLATIEQTELAERVEERLVQYHEQQKTVGKETVESSDVQDYLYFDVPKHTPVIIAESGDCGTTLVRFLAGDAGGNHETKQLNNSCPVWAMDIVCQKKLPGVIKINFTLVKEPKNIKGGKDDRLSAQDLLSIRKVQEYVCPRLFGNKEGKVDNLEEQAGQVEVQCMDQVLDPELDLRTVKYFIWKSSGDVKLVYREKVDPSVLEEAPLNGEKTEQLASND, encoded by the exons ATGAGCAGCAGGGGGTATGGAAGTGGTGGTGGGGGGACGATACGAAGTGTCATTAGACGAAAGGTGGCCATCTCATACGTGATCAGAGACGTTGAGGAGAAGCTAAACCGATCGGGTGTGAACAAGCTCTGCTTTGACCGCACCCACCAGCACCTATACACAGCTGGTAGGGACTCAATCATTCGGAGTTGGGACCTCAGTCAGTATTCCGGGAACAATGAGATT CCCCATCTCAAGTCCTTTGAGCACCACACTGACTGGGTCAATGACATTGCCCTCTGTATTGACGGCAAATACA tgatgtCTGCCTCCTCCGACACAACTATAAAGCTATGGGACACTAACAAAGGATCGTGTGCGTCTACTCTAAGAACACACAAGGATTATGTGAA GTGTCTGGCTTACGCAAAGGATACCGAGTTGGTGGCCAGTGCTGGCCTAGACAAGAACATCTACCTCTGGGATATCAAGACCCTCACCTCTCTCACCTCTGCTAATAACACCATCACCA CCACTACAGTTACTGGATCAAAAGAGTCTGTGTACAGCTTGGTACTCAACGATGCTGGGACTGTCCTCATCTGTGGCTCCACTGAGAAG TTGTTGAGAGTGTGGGATCCTCGTACGTGTGAGCGATCAATGAAACTGAAAGGACACACGGACAATGTCAGAGCTCTCCTTCTCAACAGAGACGGAACAATG TGTTTGTCTGGGAGCTCGGACGGCACAGTGCGGCTCTGGTCGCTAGGGCAACAGCGGTGTGTGGAAACGTTTCGAATACATGAAGAGGGAGTGTGGGCGTTGGCTGTGGACAATGAGTTCACCACCTTCTACTCTGGAGGCAGAGACAAAAAGGTCTACGCTACTGAGTTGTTTGAAA CTAGCCAAGAGTCCACACTGTTGTTTTGTGAGGAGTCTCCTATACTGAGTCTGGCTCTGGACACTAGTGGAGGGACTGACTCTCTCTGGGTGGCTACCACAGATACCAGTATCAACAAGTGGTCTGTTGATCCCAAACTCCTTATTGAGGAAGGGGATGGTCTCGTGAGTGGGGAGGAGTCAGAGGAAGAGGTGGTGATCACTAATATAGACGAGCCAACTCCGTTCATTACTAAACCTGTTGCCACTCTGCCTG GTGGCAGTAGCATCAAGGACTTCCGTGTCCTTAACAACAGACAACAAGTGTTGACTAGGGACTCCAATGATAACGTGGCACTCTGGGATGTGATGCAC GCTCGAAAGATTAAGGATCTTGGCCCTGTGAATATGGATGATGAGGCCGCACAAAGACAGGAGAAGTACTACACCCCTAACTGGTTCTCTGTCGAGGTCAAGACTGGG ATGCTGACAATTCGCCTGGAAGAGAATGAGTGTTTCTCTGCCTGGGTCATTGGCTCCCGTACCAACGCAAAGGACGTGGCTTCAGACCTCAAGA TGAACCTTGGAGCTCTTCTACTGCATGCCTTGTTCGAGCACTGGCCCTCTACCCACCCACAGCAGGAGGAGAAACACACAGACAAag ccCCACTAGCTCCCTCccctccacccccaccccaGTTGGAGGAGCTGCTTGAGATCTGTGCCGGCTGTGATGCTGTGATGTGGGAGAAACTGGCAGCTGCTCTCACCATACCAGAGGAGGAGGTGGAGAGACTCAAGAACACTCACCCCAGCAAACCAGAGCTGTGTCTGGAGGACTTGTTCAAG atGTGGCTGAAGGAGGCTGAGGATGTGACGTGGGACCGATTCTCTGAGAGTTTGGCGACCATTGAGCAAACGGAGTTGGCTGAACGTGTTGAGGAGAGGCTGGTTCAGTATCACGAGCAGCAGAAGACGGTGGGCAAGGAGACAGTGGAGTCGAGTGATGTACAG GACTACTTGTACTTTGATGTTCCTAAGCACACCCCTGTGATCATCGCAGAATCAGGTGACTGTGGGACCACCCTCGTCCGTTTCCTGGCCGGTGATGCCGGTGGTAACCATGAGACAAAACAGCTCAACAACTCATGCCCTGTTTGGGCCATGGACATTGTCTGTCAG AAAAAACTGCCTGGAGTCATCAAGATCAACTTCACTCTAGTCAAGGAGCCAAAGAATATCAAAGGAGGAAAAGA TGATCGACTGTCAGCACAAGACCTGCTCTCCATTAGAAAGGTACAGGAGTATGTCTGTCCGAGGTTGTTTGGCAACAAAGAAGGGAAGGTCGACAATCTGGAGGAACAGGCAGGGCAAGTGGAAGTACAGTGCATGGATCAG GTGCTTGACCCTGAGCTAGACCTGAGGACAGTGAAGTACTTCATCTGGAAGAGCAGTGGAGATGTGAAGCTGGTGTACAGGGAGAAGGTTGATCCCTCTGTGCTTGAAGAGGCTCCATTGAATGGggaaaaaactgaacagtTAGCATCAAATGATTAG
- the LOC135331478 gene encoding glycerate kinase-like, whose amino-acid sequence MMSRGLSTAVKGAGLRYSHLEKIYSAAIATVSPMKLISEALEFDRATEVLTVGHASYQLNRNVKVVAFGKAVLGMVAAVENVIGEHIIEGVASVPIGTMSTAMSNFPQYLPPETSRIRIREGALHNLPDVASELAAREILSLVRSAKDDELIITLISGGGSALLPCPVSGVTLEEKKQVMESLVKCGADINELNMFRKALSEIKGGKLAQAAYPSKLVALILSDVIGDPLETIASGPTVPNNTHNWDVLDLLDKYKLREELPTSIITHLVKTEEVNNNVPVCNGEYINTQNVLVGTNKIATAAALQTAQALGYSSHVWSHSIQGEARKIGEMFALVAHSLFSAMKGESFQLPEVCFENCSEDIRDNLLNTFSSIHDNVQGCCHQICLISGGEPTVTVKGDGRGGRNQELALAFAIKLNQLRTSVDSHCLFASVGTDGQDGPCDAAGAIVDGNVVNDSMKQNLDPVKFLDDNDSFTFFSKLNDGQYLIRTGLTGTNVMDVHVLLLNIS is encoded by the exons ATGATGAGCCGAGGCTTGAGCACAGCAGTGAAGGGAGCTGGACTGAGATACTCTCACCTGGAGAAGATCTACTCTGCAGCCATTGCAACTGTCTCCCCTATGAAGCTAATATCTGAAGCATTAGAGTTTGATAGGGCGACTGAGGTGCTCACTGTTGGCCATGCGTCTTACCAGCTAAACCG TAATGTGAAGGTGGTGGCATTTGGCAAGGCAGTGCTCGGAATGGTGGCAGCTGTGGAAAATGTGATTGGGGAACATATTATCGAGGGTGTGGCTAGTGTTCCCATAGGGACCATGAGCACAGCAATGTCCAACTTCCCACAATACCTACCTCCTGAAACAAGTAGAATAAG AATTCGTGAAGGGGCTCTACACAATCTCCCTGATGTAGCGTCTGAGTTGGCAGCTAGAGAGATACTGAGCTTGGTGAGGAGTGCCAAGGACGATGAGTTGATCATCACTCTGATATCTGGTGGTGGGTCTGCTCTTCTGCCCTGTCCTGTCAGTGGGGTCACCCTGGAGGAGAAAAAACAG GTTATGGAGAGTCTGGTTAAGTGTGGTGCTGACATCAATGAGCTAAACATGTTCAGGAAGGCACTCTCTGAAATCAAGGGAGGCAAACTAGCTCAAGCAGCTTACCCGTCCAAG CTCGTTGCTCTAATACTGTCTGATGTTATAGGTGACCCACTGGAGACGATTGCCAGCGGACCCACGGTACCAAATAACACCCACAATTGGGATGTACTCGATCTCTTGGACAAGTACAAGCTTAGAGAAGAACTTCCAACATCAATTATAACACATTTGGTTAAAACAGAAGAAGTGAATAACAATGTACCCGTTTGTAACGGAGAGTATATCAACACACAGAATGTACTGGTTGGGACAAACAAAATTGCCACAGCTGCTGCTCTACAAACTGCCCAGGCTCTCGGATATTCAAGTCATGTGTGGTCTCATTCCATTCAAGGGGAAGCAAGGAAAATAGGAGAAATGTTCGCCTTAGTTGCTCATAGCCTTTTTTCAGCGATGAAAGGAGAATCTTTTCAATTGCCAGAAGTCTGCTTTGAAAACTGCTCAGAAGATATCAGAGACAATTTGTTAAATACTTTTTCGTCAATCCACGATAATGTCCAAGGATGTTGTCATCAAATTTGTCTAATAAGCGGAGGAGAGCCTACAGTGACAGTTAAGGGAGATGGGAGGGGAGGACGAAATCAAGAACTAGCACTTGCCTTTGCCATAAAACTGAACCAACTTCGAACCTCTGTGGATTCCCACTGCCTCTTTGCCTCTGTAGGTACGGATGGACAAGATGGACCTTGCGATGCGGCAGGGGCAATTGTGGATGGCAATGTTGTTAATGATTCGATGAAACAGAATTTGGATCCTGTAAAGTTTCTGGATGATAACGATTCCTTTACATTCTTCTCAAAACTAAATGATGGACAGTATTTGATTAGAACTGGACTGACTGGAACTAATGTTATGGATGTACATGTGCTATTATTGAATATCTCATAA
- the LOC135331481 gene encoding uncharacterized protein LOC135331481, which translates to MSGRDVLVLFDVDGTLTPSRLVIKPDMKEFILKLKEICVIGVVGGSDFVKMEEQMGGEGFTQMYDYVFSENGLVAFKDGKEFSRMSIKKKLGEEKVKKFVNFCLRYTADLDIPKKRGTFIEFRDGLINVCPVGRNCTQEERMEFFEYDKTHKIRETFVEACKQEFPDMGLQFSIGGQISFDVFPTGWDKTFCLGLMDLTQFKEIHFFGDKTMPGGNDYEIYEDPRTIGHRTTSPEDTKQQLKELFYKN; encoded by the coding sequence ATGAGTGGTAGAGACGTTCTAGTTCTTTTTGATGTGGATGGCACCCTCACGCCCTCGAGGTTGGTCATCAAACCCGATATGAAAGAGTTCATTCTTAAACTCAAAGAGATTTGTGTGATTGGAGTCGTTGGAGGCTCTGACTTTGTCAAGATGGAGGAGCAAATGGGAGGAGAGGGTTTCACACAGATGTACGACTATGTGTTCTCAGAGAATGGCCTAGTTGCATTCAAAGATGGCAAAGAGTTCAGCCGCATGAGTATCAAGAAGAAACTCGGTGAAGAAAAAGTAAAGAAATTTGTCAATTTTTGTCTCCGCTATACAGCCGATCTGGACATTCCCAAGAAACGTGGCACATTCATTGAGTTCAGAGATGGTCTCATCAATGTTTGCCCCGTCGGTCGAAATTGCACTCAGGAGGAACGAATGGAGTTCTTCGAATACGACAAGACGCACAAAATTCGTGAAACATTTGTTGAAGCCTGCAAGCAAGAATTCCCTGATATGGGTCTCCAGTTCTCCATTGGTGGGCAGATAAGCTTTGATGTGTTTCCTACCGGCTGGGATAAGACCTTCTGCCTGGGTCTCATGGATTTGACCCAATTCAAAGAAATACACTTTTTTGGAGACAAAACGATGCCTGGAGGAAACGATTACGAGATCTACGAGGACCCTCGCACGATTGGGCACAGGACCACCTCCCCTGAGGACACCAAACAACAGCTGAAGGAACTCTTCTACAAAAACTGA
- the LOC135331479 gene encoding tetratricopeptide repeat protein 1-like, translated as MGDSSGEEFFSAPESDEDGPTTSRSELETLDKLSLGDETHTDTAQTSHDKNTDTTDDELGIKDNTRDLGEATANNESGGDYLRQEFMSGLDNRIVSDDQEVVEGDKVELSEEQIKELKEKANTLKADGNAHFKNEDYDDAIECYSKAIEIYPLSVCSHEIAVCYANRATCHMKLDNHQAIIDDCTKTLELEPTYLKAILRRAQASETLEKYEDALNDYKKALEIDPTQSTARQAVMYLPDKVKEQNEKLKDEMLGKLKELGNAVLGPFGLSTNNFQLQQNQTGGYSINFKR; from the exons ATGGGAGATTCATCAGGAGAAGAGTTTTTTTCGGCCCCTGAGAGTGATGAGGATGGACCCACTACCTCAAGATCAGAACTAGAAACACTGGACAAGCTCTCTCTTGGAGATGAAACACACACTGATACAGCTCAAACCTCACATGATAAAAATACAGACACTACTGATGATGAACTTGGTATCAAAGACAATACGAGAGACCTAGGAGAGGCGACAGCTAATAATGAGAGTGGAGGAGATTATCTGAGGCAAGAGTTTATGAGTGGACTGGACAATCGTATTGTCAGCGATGATCAGGAGGTGGTTGAGGGAGATAAGGTGGAGCTCTCGGAAGAACAAATCAAA GAATTGAAAGAGAAAGCAAATACATTGAAAGCTGATGGAAATGCTCACTTCAAGAATGAAG ATTATGATGATGCGATCGAGTGCTACTCTAAAGCCATTGAGATTTACCCTCTGTCTGTGTGCAGTCATGAGATAGCAGTGTGCTATGCTAACAGGGCTACCTGTCACATGAAGTTG GATAATCATCAGGCTATCATTGACGACTGCACAAAAA CTCTAGAGTTGGAGCCAACTTATCTGAAGGCCATTCTAAGACGGGCTCAAGCTAGTGAGACCCTAGAGAAGTATGAAGACGCTTTAAACG ATTACAAGAAGGCCCTAGAGATTGATCCCACCCAAAGCACTGCCAGACAAGCCGTGATGTACCTGCCAGACAAAGTCAAGGAACAAAACGAGAAACTCAAAGATGAGATGCTAG GGAAGTTGAAGGAGCTTGGCAACGCTGTACTCGGCCCATTTGGACTCTCAACAAACAATTTTCAGCTACAGCAAAACCAAACTGGTGGTTACTCTATTAATTTTAAAAGATAA
- the LOC135331482 gene encoding D-amino-acid oxidase-like, with protein sequence MKMAMKLKIAVVGAGVIGLSTALHLTERFPDALQVTILADRFTPDTASNKSSAAIKPQDFYEGPDQFSSAKDASAYRDKVDRWYQDTMKRFHKIHVSEDNSEVQLTLLTHYHLQHEDTPDPSWTNLVFGFRRVLPDSDETSLFNFPPECKTIWSYSTYTVNPTLYLQWMQKQFLSRGGTTKKVKIDSLQEIYDGFDVVVNCTGVWASHLLEKESMQPARGQHILVKAPWINHCIHYDAGPKLTYIIARSDSVALGGTLEPGNWSEKIEEETTKEILKRCTEIEPSLAKAEVIGVSVGLRPLRSRIRLEKSLESESPLVIHCYGHGGQGITLSWGCAKEIGDIVQDSVIMNKH encoded by the exons ATGAAAATGGCTATGAAGCTCAAGATTGCTGTTGTTGGTGCTGGTGTGATAGGGCTCTCTACAGCTCTGCATCTGACTGAGAGGTTCCCAGATGCTCTGCAAGTGACAATCTTAGCTGACAGATTCACTCCAGACACTGCCTCTAACAAATCAAGTGCTGCTATAAAACCACAAGATTTCTACGAAGGGCCGGACCAATTTAG CTCTGCAAAAGATGCGTCTGCTTACCGGGACAAAGTGGATAGGTGGTATCAGGACACAATGAAGAGATTCCATAAGATCCATGTTTCAGAAGACAACAGTGAGGTTCAGCTCACACTACTGACTCATTACCACTTGCAGCATGAGGACACTCCAGATCCATCGTGGACAAATCTTGTCTTTGGATTTAGACGTGTTCTCCCAGACTCTGACGAAACCTCTCTCTTTAATTTCCCACCAGAATGCAAAACAATCTGGTCTTATTCCACGTACACTGTTAACCCCACTCTTTATCTCCAATGGATGCAGAAGCAATTTCTGAGCAGAGGAGGGACTACCAAGAAAGTAAAGATCGATTCACTACAAGAAATCTACGATGGTTTTGATGTTGTAGTTAATTGCACCGGTGTTTGGGCCAGTCATCTGTTAGAGAAGGAAAGTATGCAGCCAGCTAGAGGACAGCATATTCTTGTCAAAGCACCATGGATCAACCATTGCATTCACTATGATGCAGGACCGAAGCTAACATACATCATTGCTCGATCTGACTCGGTAGCACTGGGGGGAACTCTTGAACCTGGAAACTGGAGTGAAAAAATTGAAGAAGAAACAACAAAAGAAATTCTAAAGAGGTGCACTGAAATAGAGCCAAGCCTAGCAAAAGCTGAAGTGATTGGAGTGTCGGTAggattgagaccactcaggaGTCGTATCAGATTGGAGAAGAGCTTGGAATCTGAAAGCCCTCTCGTTATCCATTGCTATGGTCACGGTGGACAAGGCATAACACTGAGCTGGGGGTGTGCAAAGGAGATTGGAGACATTGTGCAAGATAGTGTGATCATGAACAAACATTGA
- the LOC135332013 gene encoding uncharacterized protein LOC135332013, producing MKLKVAVVGAGVIGLSTALHLTERFSDALQVTIIADRFTPDTVSDKSGAAIEITDFYEGPDKFSSAKDVSAYRDQVEGWYQDTMKRFHKIHVSEDNSEVQITLLAQYHIFHDDTPDPLWKDLVFGFRHVRPGSDETSLFNFPPECKTIWSYSTYTVNPTLYLQWMQKQFLSRGGTTNKAKIDSLHEIYDGFDVVVNCTGVWASHLLEKESMQPARGQLIIVKAPWINHCIYYDVGPKLTYIIARSDSVALGGTLEPGNWSEKIEEETTKEILKRCTEIEPSLAKAEVIGVSVGLRPLRSRIRLEKSLESESPLVIHCYGHGGQGITLSWGCAKEIGDIVQDSVIMNKHSDSRVYHEAQGCCCVGAGVIGLSTALHLTERFSDALQVTIIADRFTPDTVSDKSAAVIEITDFYEGPNKFSSAKDVSAYRDQVERWYQDTMKRFHKIHVSEDNSEVKLTLLAQYHLQQHEDTPDPLWKDLVFGFRHVRPDSDETSLFNFPPECKTIWSYSTYTVNPTLYLQWMQKQFLSRGGTTKKAKIDSLQEIYDGFDVVVNCTGVWASHLLEKESMQPARGQLIIVKAPWINHCIYYDVGPKLTYIIARSDSVVLGDTLEPGNWSEKIEEETTKEILKRCTEIEPSLAKAEVIGVSVGLRPLRSHIRLEKSLESESPLVIHCYGHGGQGITLSWGCAKEIGDIVQDSVIMNKN from the exons ATGAAGCTCAAGGTTGCTGTTGTTGGGGCTGGTGTGATAGGGCTCTCTACAGCTCTGCATCTGACTGAGAGGTTTTCAGATGCTCTGCAAGTGACAATCATAGCTGACAGATTCACTCCAGACACTGTCTCCGATAAATCTGGCGCTGCTATAGAAATAACTGATTTCTACGAAGGACCAGATAAATTTAG CTCTGCAAAAGATGTGTCTGCTTACCGGGACCAAGTGGAGGGGTGGTATCAGGACACAATGAAGAGGTTCCATAAGATCCATGTTTCAGAAGACAACAGTGAAGTTCAGATCACTCTATTGGCTCAATACCACATATTCCACGATGACACTCCAGACCCATTGTGGAAAGACCTTGTCTTTGGATTTAGGCATGTGCGCCCAGGCTCTGACGAAACCTCTCTCTTTAATTTCCCACCAGAATGCAAAACAATCTGGTCTTATTCCACTTACACTGTTAACCCCACTCTTTACCTCCAATGGATGCAGAAGCAATTCCTGAGCAGAGGAGGGACTACCAATAAAGCAAAGATCGATTCACTACATGAAATCTACGATGGTTTTGACGTTGTAGTAAATTGTACCGGTGTTTGGGCCAGTCATCTGTTAGAGAAGGAAAGTATGCAGCCAGCTAGAGGACAGCTTATTATTGTCAAAGCACCATGGATCAACCATTGCATTTACTATGATGTAGGACCGAAGCTAACATACATCATTGCTCGATCTGACTCGGTAGCACTGGGGGGCACTCTCGAACCTGGAAACTGGAGTGAAAAAATTGAAGAAGAAACAACAAAAGAAATTCTAAAGAGGTGCACTGAAATAGAGCCAAGCCTAGCAAAAGCTGAAGTAATTGGTGTGTCGGTAggattgagaccactcaggaGTCGTATCAGATTGGAGAAGAGCTTGGAATCTGAAAGTCCTCTCGTTATCCACTGCTATGGTCACGGTGGACAAGGCATAACACTGAGCTGGGGGTGTGCAAAGGAGATTGGAGACATTGTGCAAGACAGTGTAATCATGAACAAACAT TCAGACAGCAGAGTCTACCATGAAGCTCAAGGTTGCTGTTGTGTTGGGGCTGGTGTGATAGGGCTCTCCACAGCTCTGCATCTGACTGAGAGGTTTTCAGATGCTCTGCAAGTGACAATCATAGCTGACAGATTCACTCCAGACACTGTCTCCGATAAATCTGCCGCTGTTATAGAAATAACTGATTTCTACGAAGGACCGAATAAATTTAG CTCTGCAAAAGATGTGTCTGCTTACCGGGACCAAGTGGAGAGGTGGTATCAGGACACAATGAAGAGGTTCCATAAGATCCATGTTTCAGAAGACAACAGTGAAGTTAAGCTTACTCTACTGGCTCAATACCACTTGCAGCAGCACGAGGACACTCCAGACCCATTGTGGAAAGACCTTGTCTTTGGATTTAGGCATGTGCGCCCAGACTCTGACGAAACCTCTCTCTTTAATTTCCCACCAGAATGCAAAACAATCTGGTCTTATTCCACTTACACTGTTAATCCCACTCTTTACCTCCAATGGATGCAGAAGCAATTCCTGAGCAGAGGAGGGACTACCAAGAAAGCAAAGATCGATTCACTACAAGAAATCTACGATGGTTTTGATGTTGTAGTAAATTGTACCGGTGTTTGGGCCAGTCATCTGTTAGAGAAGGAAAGTATGCAGCCAGCTAGAGGACAGCTTATTATTGTCAAAGCACCATGGATCAACCATTGCATTTACTATGATGTAGGACCGAAGCTAACATACATCATTGCTCGATCTGACTCGGTAGTACTGGGGGACACTCTTGAACCTGGAAACTGGAGTGAAAAAATTGAAGAAGAAACAACGAAAGAAATTCTAAAAAGGTGCACTGAAATAGAGCCAAGCCTAGCAAAAGCTGAAGTGATTGGTGTGTCGGTAggattgagaccactcaggaGTCATATCAGATTGGAGAAAAGCTTGGAATCTGAAAGTCCTCTCGTTATCCATTGCTATGGTCACGGTGGACAAGGCATAACACTGAGCTGGGGGTGTGCAAAGGAGATTGGAGACATTGTGCAAGACAGTGTAATCATGAACAAAAATTGA
- the LOC135331483 gene encoding D-amino-acid oxidase-like: MKLKVAVVGAGVIGLSTALHLTERFPDALQVTIIADRFTPDTVSDKSAAVIKPLDFYRAKGSDQFSSAKDVSAYQDRVARWYQDTMKRFHKIHVSEDNSEVKLTLLAQYHLQQHEDTPDPSWKDVVFGFRHVYPDSDETSLFNFPPECKTIWSYSTYTVNPTLYLQWMQKQILSKGATIKKVKIDSLQEIYDGFDVVVNCTGVWASHLLEKESMQPARGQHILVKAPWINHCIHYDPGPKRTYIIARSDSVALGGTLEPGNWSEKIEEETTKEILKRCTEIEPSLAKAEVIGVSVGLRPLRSRIRLEKSLESESPLVIHCYGHGGQGITLSWGCAKEIGDIVQDSVIKNKHRLVPRSCL; this comes from the exons ATGAAGCTCAAGGTTGCTGTTGTTGGGGCTGGTGTGATAGGGCTCTCTACAGCTCTGCATCTGACTGAGAGGTTCCCAGATGCTCTGCAAGTGACAATCATAGCTGACAGATTCACTCCAGACACTGTCTCCGATAAATCTGCTGCTGTTATAAAACCACTGGATTTCTACAGAGCTAAAGGATCAGATCAATTTAG CTCTGCAAAAGATGTGTCTGCGTACCAAGATAGGGTGGCGAGGTGGTATCAGGACACAATGAAGAGGTTCCATAAGATCCATGTTTCAGAAGACAACAGTGAAGTTAAGCTTACTCTACTGGCTCAATACCACTTGCAGCAGCACGAGGACACTCCAGACCCATCGTGGAAAGACGTTGTCTTTGGATTCAGGCATGTGTACCCAGATTCTGATGAAACCTCTCTCTTTAATTTCCCACCAGAATGCAAAACAATCTGGTCTTATTCCACGTACACTGTTAACCCCACTCTTTATCTCCAATGGATGCAGAAGCAAATCTTGAGCAAAGGAGCAACTATCAAGAAAGTAAAGATCGATTCACTACAAGAAATCTACGATGGTTTTGATGTTGTGGTAAATTGTACCGGTGTTTGGGCCAGTCATCTGTTAGAGAAGGAAAGTATGCAGCCAGCTAGAGGACAGCATATTCTTGTCAAAGCACCATGGATCAACCATTGCATTCACTATGATCCAGGACCAAAGCGGACATATATCATTGCTCGATCTGACTCGGTAGCACTGGGGGGCACTCTAGAACCTGGAAACTGGAGTGAAAAAATCGAAGAAGAAACAACTAAAGAAATTCTAAAGAGGTGCACTGAAATAGAGCCAAGCCTAGCAAAAGCTGAAGTGATTGGTGTGTCGGTAggattgagaccactcaggaGTCGTATCAGATTGGAGAAAAGCTTGGAATCTGAAAGCCCTCTCGTTATCCACTGCTATGGTCACGGTGGACAAGGCATAACACTGAGCTGGGGGTGTGCAAAGGAGATTGGAGACATTGTGCAAGATAGTGTGATCAAGAACAAACATAGACTCGTTCCCaggagttgtctctaa